The Helicoverpa zea isolate HzStark_Cry1AcR chromosome 23, ilHelZeax1.1, whole genome shotgun sequence sequence TGATTTGTAATAAGTAATAGATGATGGCTGCGtgcgcatttttttatttgaatgaagCTACGGAGCGTTCTAGAATTTTACGAGAATTTAGCGAGACGAAAACCAAATGTACTCTGTGGCGAGAACTACTACCTACGGTAGATATTCTCGTACttaactaaaaaaaagaaataccatGCTGCCATAGACAACCCAGTAACCATAGAGGAGTTCAGGAGTCATATTTTTCCGCGTCatacttaaattttatttacatttattgatCAAACATTACAATTTTAGGAATTGTTCTCACAGCTAATTACAATGTCTGAAACATCAAATACGCCCGTGGCGttgaatatttatgaagaaGACATTAACCAAGATACTACGTGGGACTTCTCATCTCAAAGTCTGCAAAGTGTGCCTGAAATAAACAATCATCATTTAAGTGTAAGTTGTAGTGATGAATTTCATATCAATGTTTACTGATTAtgataatgatttaattaattaaaaaatatatacatttaatatagacatttaaataaaactacttttacggattttatcgcgttatattaatattattatttaatcctgacgtttcggatcctttacagcatccatggtcacgggcagactcaAACGTCAACACGTCGGATTCgggaaacgtcgggattaaataatattaatataacgcgataaaatccgtaaaagtagttttatttaaaaatcaaatcaatcattAACAACTGGGTCATGTTTGTATTGCAGGTACTCTATCTACAAAACAATGAAATCACTACTTTACCAGAAGATTTCTTTGTTACTTTACCAAATATCATGTACTTAGATTTGAGAGACAACCTAATAACAGATATACCAAAATCTATCAAACATCATCCTTGTCTCACGCaccttttattacaaaataacaaactaaCTTCGCTTCCGAACGAATTAGGAACTGTCATTAATTTGAAAGTTTTGCAATTAGGCGGGAACCCACTAATGTACCCGCCAAGGGAAGTTATAAATGCgggagttttaaaaataaaggagtttttaaatagtaaattCATTGAAGAAATGTTTGTCGATGCGTCCCAATCAGATATATCCGAGGACACGGTAAGCACAAGTGGGAATTATCGCGAATCGTATAGTCAAGAAGGCTTGAGTTACAATTCAGTAATTGACGAGGCCAAACTGAAAAAAGCTATGTTGGTAAAGTTTAATGAGAAAGAATCAGAAGATTCTGAAGAAGATTTGTATACGAGAGTTAAAGGAAAGTGTCCAAAGTTGGCAAAGAGCCGCTGTACCATCCCGCCATATTATCAGAGTTCGAAATATGTTAGACCGTCGAAGTCAGACGAGAAAGAGACTTTTGAGGCGAAAGTAAAACAGAGTTACTTGAAAGAGTTAGCCGTAAAGAAGCACAAAGAATTATTAGCAACGAGGGACAAGATACTGCAAGGgagaaagtttgtttttttattcagatagCTTTTTTCAGTACTTACCTCCTATTGCACCTTTATTATTGCATGGCtagaaatctttttttttttcgtggaaaaataatatcaaatgattttttttgtttaatattgtgctgttaagaattttatttacctaatttacctTACCTACATCCCATTTTGTTGATTTGTAGTAAAAAGTTCTTCATCATTTATCTTCATACAGTAGGTATATCTGACTGTAATACTATCTTCCAGAAACATGGAAATGCTCAAAAACTGGCGGACAGAGTACAGAATTAATAAAGGCAAAGCCAAAAGTTCATACAAACTGGATCGCAAAGACTATCCTTATGACACTCACCCAGACTACATGACGCTTCTAACTAGAGATGACATCGAGAAAGATTTACCTGACAAATATAGAAAGAAGTTGGTTCGGAGGAGCAAGCCGACTGTGCCTAGGAAGAGTAATAACGATGTCCATTTGGCTTTGAAGATAAAACAACTGTTTGAAAATTTAGAAGCCATCGATTTGAATAGAAAGGACATGACACCCAGAACTGAACAGAAAATGCTCATGAATGAGATACAAAAGGTATGTTTCGGTATTTAAATTCACACTTCCACTTACCTGTTTGGAAAATATGTAGGGAGTAGATATTTTCCAAATTATCGATTGTTGAAACATACGAAAAGCTACAAATgaatttctcaaaaatattctaGAGTcggaaacttttttattatatctttcttctttatcaTATTAATATTGACATGAAGAGATAACTATAGAGTATTATATTTCTTTCCAGATTTCTGAAATAAAGCAGAAGCTGATGGAACTTTCTACCACAAACACTAAATCGGTGGAGACCGATTAAACAACGCTAAATTATTTAGGTTTAGTATAGGGCCCATATTTACACAaggtttaagaaaataaaatacacatttcgttttttacaatttttattaccGATTTATCGTCAAGATGGCCGGCACCATAGACAAACGCATAATATATAAACAACACAATATAGGACTAAtgctataattaaaataataatggttaCACAATATGTCGTAATAAAAGTACTTGCCATATATTAAAAACATACTTTTCCACCTCAGCCCAGATACTATagtttttataagtaaaacTGGGCAATGTTGACAAAGCAGGgactactaaaataatattacaaaaggaACATTACACTTGAAttattcagaatatttattaatatatatcTAGAcatataaaattgttaatttatcTTAACTAATGACTACATCATTTAGGTTGTAAAACTACTTTTTTCTGCaattttgacaaattgatgaaggtctctaaatttttaatttaccaaaatattttttaatattgaaaacacAGAAAGTAATTGACGATACAAAGggtttaattatataaaaatcataCTTATATCTAAAGATATATAAAGCAAACTACATAAATGCAAAATTGTGCAAAAAACATATATAGACAGCATAATATTTCACTAGAAGTATATTCATATGAATTAAATTTAATTGTAATCATAAAATAACGTGAAATTAAAGATTTATCTGTAATTTCATGAATGTTTTTAGCGTTACTGCGTACGAAAAtgcaatacaattttattattaaattatgtttcaAGTGTTTTACCAATTTTGTGTTAGCAAATGGCAATGATGTCTTATAAGCGTAAAGTATGCTTCATCTGGCAAATGTCAGATTATTCTAAGAAAACAGATTGTTTTAGTAATTTCCAAAATCAATACGTGTATTATAGAGATTACATCACTACGGAAGATAACATAATGTGTGACTAGCGTACAAAAATGATGTAGTAACTAGGTGTATAGGACAAACACAATCTTCGAAAACATGATTGCCtgttggaaaattattttatcagcTGCCATAATCTTTTCAATTTTACCAGTGTTGTTTTAACAGAAATTTAAACCTGACCATACAATCTTGAAGCCTAATGCAATAGTTATATAATAGTTAGCcatcaaatatttaaagaaatatgatTTCAATTCAATCTTGTTTCACAAACATCAAACCCTTATATAGCTTGTCTATATGCAGAAATCAAGGTGCACTTTGCTTAACATTCGTGCGTATTCAGCAGTTTCAGAGATTGCTACAATCATACTATCTAACTTTAAACAAATACCAATACTTTACCATTCACATAATCTCAGTCTTTCCCAAAACTTGACTAGGGATGTAATGTCaacaaacaaattacaaaaaacgttttgtctttttgtaaaatgtggCATCTCTGCCCGCGTGTTTTTCTAACCTACTTCAACTAAGAAGGTTCTGTATTACAATTTCAAACTTTATTCTTCCAATTTTACCAAAAGAGTATTTTTTAGAGAAAATccacattttcattttttttttagatttggaAGTCTCCAAAAAGCAATTGCTTCTCAAATGCAATCAAACAACTTAGTATATTGTGTGTAGATTTTACTACCTACATAACCATTATAATGGAAGGCAGAATTATTTGGCTAGCGTAATTGGCAATAATCTACTTACCTAATTCTGTAGCCACATCGAAAGCTTTCAAATAATTTCACATGCATTATTTTGCTGAATGAATTACCGAAATATCGGTGGATAGGCAGTTATCCGAGTGGTATGAAAGCTTAGTGATACAAATTAGCACTTGACTTGCGCAAACGCATATACAGCggccattttgttttgttataaaaaatatcataagatggttcgttaaatatatttttttctttttaattttatgttgaaaaattactgaacttactataagataaaacataaacaaaataattgaatagTCACTTTCTTTATTGAAACAAATAGCGAATCGCGGTGATACTTATAAAGCAACAAGCTAAATATACAATTAATATacaactatttatattttaatacatgtTTATACTACTTATACAAAAGGGCTTAGAATTGTATAACATTACTTTTCAAAATAGTTTGATATGAACTTCAGATCATTGCAATATGAGAAAAATAAAGTGTTAGTGTtgctattgtaaaaaaataatatgaagttGGCAGTTTTCCTTTCGTCTTCAATGGGAACTTAAAATATACAATTGTATGCGGTGCATGTACTTAATGATACCTTCTTCGAAAAATGGAAATAAGGGTATTGCAGAAGGACATCAggcgttagttttttttttttgtatatgtaACTGTAATGAatgctacatatttttccaaagTAACGACTGCTACATTTCTTGTAGCGTGCCAAATAACAATACAT is a genomic window containing:
- the LOC124641830 gene encoding uncharacterized protein LOC124641830; protein product: MSETSNTPVALNIYEEDINQDTTWDFSSQSLQSVPEINNHHLSVLYLQNNEITTLPEDFFVTLPNIMYLDLRDNLITDIPKSIKHHPCLTHLLLQNNKLTSLPNELGTVINLKVLQLGGNPLMYPPREVINAGVLKIKEFLNSKFIEEMFVDASQSDISEDTVSTSGNYRESYSQEGLSYNSVIDEAKLKKAMLVKFNEKESEDSEEDLYTRVKGKCPKLAKSRCTIPPYYQSSKYVRPSKSDEKETFEAKVKQSYLKELAVKKHKELLATRDKILQGRKNMEMLKNWRTEYRINKGKAKSSYKLDRKDYPYDTHPDYMTLLTRDDIEKDLPDKYRKKLVRRSKPTVPRKSNNDVHLALKIKQLFENLEAIDLNRKDMTPRTEQKMLMNEIQKISEIKQKLMELSTTNTKSVETD